The Capsicum annuum cultivar UCD-10X-F1 unplaced genomic scaffold, UCD10Xv1.1 ctg1714, whole genome shotgun sequence genome includes a window with the following:
- the LOC107857865 gene encoding PHD finger protein ALFIN-LIKE 6-like, producing the protein MLVELEEMGFCDKEMNKQLFKKNNGSIQRVVMDLIIGEQKRCRKTYEKENLCLYGIPNETWEVNLSVEEVPLELPDPALGINFARDGIQEKDWLSLVAVHRDSWMLSVAVYFGARFGFCKSAR; encoded by the exons ATGCTCGTAGAGTTGGAGGAGATG GGTTTTTGTGATAAAGAAATGAACAAGCAGCTGTTTAAGAAGAATAATGGAAGCATCCAGCGTGTTGTCATGGATCTTATTATTGGAGAGCAGAA GCGGTGCCGTAAGACGTACG AAAAGGAGAACTTGTGTCTCTATGGGATTCCTAATGAAACATGGGAAGTAAACCTCTCGGTGGAGGAGGTGCCTCTAGAACTTCCAGATCCAGCATTGGGAATAAATTTTGCACGTGATGGAATTCAAGAAAAAGACTGGTTATCACTTGTTGCTGTTCATAGGGATTCATGGATGCTTTCTGTTGCAGTCTACTTTGGTGCACGATTTGGGTTTTGCAAGAGTGCTAGGTAA